Proteins from one Staphylococcus saprophyticus subsp. saprophyticus ATCC 15305 = NCTC 7292 genomic window:
- a CDS encoding YceI family protein, with product MTKFNFDAAHSVVEFSVKHLMISNIKGRFTEFDANIDGDINDLSTIKGDFTINASSIDTRVDDRDAHLRSGDFLDVENNPEIKFEITKADEKSITGNVTIKGETNEETFDLSYEGQSKNPMNGATTVGFIVNGSINREKYGITFNQALETGGVMIGKDVKFQVSLEFALED from the coding sequence ATGACAAAATTTAATTTCGATGCAGCACATTCAGTAGTAGAATTTTCAGTAAAACATTTAATGATTTCAAATATTAAAGGTAGATTTACAGAGTTTGATGCAAATATTGATGGCGACATTAATGATTTAAGTACAATTAAAGGTGATTTTACAATTAATGCGAGCTCTATTGATACACGTGTAGATGATCGTGATGCGCATTTACGTAGTGGAGATTTCTTAGATGTAGAAAATAATCCAGAAATCAAATTTGAAATTACTAAAGCAGATGAAAAATCAATCACAGGTAATGTAACAATTAAAGGCGAAACGAATGAAGAAACTTTTGACTTATCATATGAAGGCCAAAGTAAAAACCCAATGAACGGTGCAACAACGGTTGGATTTATTGTTAACGGTTCTATTAACCGTGAAAAATATGGTATCACGTTCAACCAAGCACTTGAAACTGGTGGCGTAATGATTGGTAAAGATGTGAAATTCCAAGTGAGTTTAGAATTCGCATTAGAAGACTAA